One Roseimaritima multifibrata DNA window includes the following coding sequences:
- a CDS encoding prolyl oligopeptidase family serine peptidase, with amino-acid sequence MRPALPVPTTATCQKAPLSALRQIFFFLLAGLISCSTAAVAQDSGFPSLPKQGKLPAPEVVHELQDSIAKLRAAVDLLPPDSKDQSADIEVLIRSVDLAIQDHLFYRDSDAKSAAQILQTAKARLEALQAGATTARHTGLPTSPLEKPTSIVGGFVSKIDGSVQPYGLVLPAGWEAGPSEPRRLDVWLHGRGDSNVEMQFVRGRLNSAGPVTPDNTFVLHPFGRHCNAFKFAGEVDVYEAIQTVAAQYSIDPSKISIRGFSMGGAGCWQFAVHDPGMWFAANPGAGFADTVLYQGWDSKPAYPMTPYQIQLLNWYDCPPWAGNLANTNVLAYSGEIDKQKLAADTMVAASKKLGLEWLHIIGPGMGHKIDPNSADIMDKQLSEWAAEAEPAIPNVDFTTYFLRYPRCHWLTVNGLERHWSPGRVQGKVEGGTISIDATGVTHLAIDLPADQLPTDSEAITIRIGESGLAAPDAVAGKPYHCDLVFTPEGWSVAGAPDQSLRKRPGLQGPIDDAFTKPFLIVLPSRPCWHGSVERWVSAETEIAIKRWHDIMRGEARTVLDRDLDAEMIRDFNLVLFGDPHANRTLGGIIDRLPIVWTREQLVMNGKSYDPADHAAAMIYPNPLNPDRYVVLNSGLTFREFSNVSNSRQIPMLPDWAIIETSEEQGPLLPGTIPDAGFFDEKWKAKSN; translated from the coding sequence ATGCGTCCTGCCCTACCTGTGCCCACAACGGCAACCTGCCAAAAAGCCCCTCTTTCGGCCCTCCGACAAATATTTTTTTTCCTACTTGCCGGACTGATCAGCTGTAGCACCGCTGCGGTTGCGCAGGATAGCGGATTTCCATCATTGCCCAAACAGGGGAAATTGCCGGCACCGGAAGTGGTGCATGAGCTGCAGGATTCGATTGCAAAACTTCGCGCCGCGGTCGATCTTCTACCACCGGACTCAAAAGACCAGTCAGCGGATATCGAAGTCTTGATTCGCTCCGTCGACCTAGCGATCCAGGATCACCTATTTTATCGCGATAGCGATGCCAAGTCCGCCGCGCAGATCCTGCAGACTGCAAAAGCGAGGCTAGAGGCTTTACAAGCGGGTGCGACGACGGCTCGCCATACGGGCCTGCCGACGTCTCCATTAGAAAAACCGACCTCGATCGTTGGCGGATTTGTTTCCAAGATCGACGGTTCGGTCCAACCTTACGGCCTGGTTTTGCCTGCCGGATGGGAGGCGGGACCATCCGAACCGAGAAGACTGGATGTTTGGTTGCATGGCCGCGGCGACAGCAACGTCGAAATGCAATTCGTGCGGGGACGCTTAAATTCCGCCGGTCCGGTTACTCCAGACAATACTTTCGTCCTCCATCCCTTTGGACGGCACTGCAACGCTTTTAAATTTGCTGGCGAAGTCGACGTCTACGAGGCAATCCAGACTGTCGCGGCTCAATATTCCATCGATCCATCAAAGATCAGTATTCGCGGATTCTCGATGGGAGGCGCCGGCTGCTGGCAGTTTGCCGTCCACGATCCGGGAATGTGGTTTGCCGCCAACCCAGGAGCTGGCTTCGCCGACACCGTCCTCTATCAGGGCTGGGATTCCAAACCGGCCTATCCGATGACTCCTTACCAGATCCAACTGCTGAACTGGTACGACTGCCCTCCCTGGGCAGGCAACCTTGCGAACACAAACGTCCTGGCCTACAGCGGCGAAATCGACAAACAAAAATTGGCTGCCGACACCATGGTGGCCGCATCGAAAAAGCTGGGGCTGGAATGGTTGCATATCATCGGCCCAGGGATGGGACACAAAATCGATCCGAATTCCGCCGATATCATGGACAAACAGCTGTCGGAGTGGGCGGCGGAAGCGGAACCGGCAATCCCTAACGTCGATTTCACGACCTACTTCTTGCGTTATCCACGTTGCCACTGGCTAACGGTCAATGGGCTTGAGCGTCATTGGTCCCCAGGAAGAGTCCAAGGGAAAGTTGAAGGAGGAACGATTAGCATCGATGCCACAGGAGTCACGCACCTAGCGATCGACCTGCCCGCCGATCAACTTCCAACCGATAGCGAAGCGATCACCATCCGTATCGGCGAAAGTGGCTTGGCCGCTCCGGACGCGGTTGCAGGCAAACCGTATCACTGCGATTTGGTATTCACGCCAGAAGGATGGTCCGTCGCGGGGGCGCCCGATCAAAGCCTTCGTAAACGGCCAGGGCTGCAAGGTCCGATCGATGATGCCTTCACCAAACCATTCCTGATCGTATTGCCTAGCCGCCCTTGCTGGCACGGGAGCGTTGAACGTTGGGTGAGTGCCGAAACGGAAATCGCCATCAAGCGGTGGCACGACATCATGCGAGGTGAAGCGCGTACGGTCCTTGATCGCGATCTAGACGCCGAAATGATTCGAGATTTTAATCTGGTTCTCTTCGGAGACCCCCACGCCAATCGCACCCTGGGAGGGATCATTGACCGCTTACCGATTGTTTGGACACGCGAGCAACTGGTGATGAACGGAAAAAGCTATGATCCCGCCGATCACGCGGCAGCAATGATCTACCCCAACCCCCTAAATCCCGATCGCTACGTTGTCCTGAATAGCGGGCTGACCTTCCGCGAGTTTTCCAACGTCAGCAATTCACGGCAAATTCCGATGCTGCCCGACTGGGCCATCATCGAAACGTCTGAGGAGCAGGGACCTTTACTGCCAGGAACCATTCCGGATGCCGGTTTCTTTGATGAAAAATGGAAGGCCAAGTCAAACTAG
- a CDS encoding NUDIX hydrolase, translated as MSDSDFISQLQRKLTQPLPGRESQRISMPGLTYGRHQGPAPRAARQAAVVVMLMRKEDRWMIPVTMRPLTIKHHGGQISLPGGRIEVGESSVEAALREFEEELGLSPVDPVLCGELSPLYVYASDNSVQPIVMACQYPSEPWRPDKVEVAEIIELAVEDLRRPDAWQTGIVQKPIRACGHRDVHSQISSKHSHDPVGHISYRAPGYCCSGHRVWGATGMILAELVACLP; from the coding sequence ATGTCAGATTCCGATTTTATCTCGCAATTGCAAAGGAAGCTAACGCAACCTTTGCCTGGCCGAGAAAGTCAGCGAATTTCGATGCCAGGATTGACCTATGGCCGGCATCAGGGACCGGCCCCGAGGGCGGCTAGGCAGGCGGCCGTGGTGGTAATGCTGATGAGGAAGGAGGACCGGTGGATGATCCCCGTGACGATGCGTCCCTTGACGATCAAGCACCACGGGGGGCAAATTTCATTGCCTGGAGGACGGATTGAGGTGGGGGAGAGCAGTGTGGAGGCGGCGCTGCGGGAATTCGAAGAGGAGCTTGGTCTGTCACCGGTAGATCCCGTCTTATGCGGGGAACTGTCGCCACTATACGTCTATGCGAGTGACAACTCCGTCCAACCGATCGTGATGGCCTGCCAGTATCCCAGCGAACCGTGGCGGCCCGATAAGGTCGAAGTCGCCGAAATTATTGAATTGGCCGTCGAAGATCTTCGTCGGCCGGATGCTTGGCAAACCGGAATCGTCCAGAAGCCGATCCGAGCCTGCGGTCACCGCGATGTTCACTCGCAGATCTCTTCAAAACACAGCCATGACCCGGTGGGCCATATTTCTTACAGGGCCCCCGGATATTGTTGTTCGGGGCACCGCGTTTGGGGGGCGACCGGCATGATTTTGGCGGAACTGGTTGCGTGTCTTCCCTGA